A stretch of Hemiscyllium ocellatum isolate sHemOce1 chromosome 38, sHemOce1.pat.X.cur, whole genome shotgun sequence DNA encodes these proteins:
- the LOC132833909 gene encoding C-reactive protein-like — MRPSLSAGLPRVKHNFGIDPPAGLLGKSLVFSTQTDSIYVKLLPNEFSQLSAFTLCLRAASEEKRAYSLLSYATNVTDNELLFWQEREKLSLYFGSASFSFALPENDALLRHICVSWDSSKGTITFWLNGVRSLRKVRNSGGVVRGGGTFILGQEQDRVEGKFESKQSFVGELTDVHLWDHVLSANDIKALSQGCHSAGGNIINWNTVPYESRGDVNVEDNHDCCF; from the coding sequence GATTATTGGGCAAGTCGCTCGTATTCTCGACTCAAACCGACAGTATTTACGTGAAGCTGCTGCCCAATGAATTCTCCCAGCTCTCGGCGTTCACTCTCTGCCTGAGGGCTGCCTCAGAGGAGAAGCGAGCCTACAGTCTGTTGTCCTATGCCACAAATGTTACGGACAATGAGTTGCTGTtctggcaagagagagagaagctgtcCCTGTACTTTGGCAGCGCCTCGTTCAGTTTTGCCCTCCCAGAGAACGACGCTCTGCTGAGGCACATCTGCGTGAGCTGGGACTCCTCAAAAGGAACCATCACCTTCTGGCTCAATGGAGTCCGGAGTCTTCGGAAAGTCAGGAACAGCGGTGGGGTGGTCCGAGGCGGTGGCACGTTCATCCTGGGTCAGGAACAGGACAGGGTCGAGGGCAAGTTTGAGAGCAAGCAGAGCTTCGTGGGGGAGCTGACGGATGTCCACCTGTGGGACCATGTCCTGTCGGCAAACGACATCAAGGCGCTCAGTCAAGGCTGTCACAGCGCTGGGGGTAACATCATCAACTGGAACACAGTGCCATACGAGAGCAGGGGGGATGTGAATGTGGAGGATAATCATGATTGTTGCTTCTAA